One window of the Hyphomicrobiales bacterium genome contains the following:
- a CDS encoding TerC family protein — protein MIELIYSPQIWISFVTLTVMEIVLGIDNIVFISLLVSRLKEPQATTARRIGLSLALIMRVALLLVLTWIIALTQPLFFLLDHPVSWRDLILLAGGLFLLWKGTREIHIEIEGGDHERPASAATTFAAIVAQIVVIDMV, from the coding sequence ATGATCGAATTGATCTATTCGCCGCAAATCTGGATCAGCTTCGTCACCTTGACGGTGATGGAGATCGTTCTCGGCATCGACAATATCGTATTCATCTCCTTGCTCGTTTCCCGCCTCAAGGAGCCGCAGGCGACGACCGCGCGGCGCATCGGCCTGTCGCTGGCGCTGATCATGCGCGTCGCGCTACTTCTGGTGCTGACCTGGATCATCGCGCTCACCCAACCGCTTTTCTTCCTGCTCGATCACCCGGTCTCCTGGCGCGACCTGATCCTCTTGGCCGGCGGTCTGTTCCTGTTGTGGAAGGGGACGCGGGAAATCCATATCGAGATCGAGGGCGGGGACCATGAGCGGCCGGCTTCGGCGGCCACGACCTTCGCCGCCATCGTCGCCCAGATCGTCGTCATCGACATGGTGTT
- a CDS encoding pyridoxal phosphate-dependent aminotransferase: MSAWKKHKSGEHPAAVARRAREISEPATLRMSAKVRELRQAGVEIVNLTIGEPDFDTPDAVKDAAKAALDAGQTKYSPIAGIAELRQAAAEKLRRDNGLMYDADEIVVANGAKQAITNCCMAFLEPGDEVIIPAPYWAAYPSVVEFSGGRPVFVKTRVREGFKLTPAALAAALTPKSKLLMLNSPSNPAGAVYTRAELAGLIDVALAHPQLWIMSDEIYERIDFTGRHASVATLPGAWARTVTINGVSKAFAMTGWRIGYTAAPMPVSVVLRKIQATLTGGANPFAQAAAAFALRGAGAATERMRAAYQARRDLVLDLLHKVPDVRVSRPDGAFYAFPDVSAYFGRTVDGRTITDSTEMADYFLDAARVSTVPGAGFGDDRCIRISTAASEAELREGLSRVAGALAALR; encoded by the coding sequence ATGAGCGCGTGGAAGAAGCACAAATCGGGCGAGCATCCTGCAGCCGTCGCGCGGCGCGCGCGGGAGATTTCGGAGCCCGCCACCCTGCGGATGTCGGCCAAGGTGCGCGAACTGCGGCAGGCCGGCGTCGAGATCGTCAATCTGACCATCGGCGAGCCCGATTTCGACACGCCGGACGCGGTCAAGGACGCGGCCAAGGCGGCGCTCGACGCCGGCCAGACCAAATATTCGCCGATCGCCGGCATTGCCGAGCTGCGCCAGGCGGCCGCCGAAAAGCTCAGGCGCGACAACGGCCTCATGTATGACGCGGACGAGATCGTCGTCGCCAACGGCGCCAAGCAGGCGATCACCAATTGCTGCATGGCGTTCCTGGAGCCCGGCGACGAGGTCATCATCCCGGCGCCCTATTGGGCCGCCTATCCGAGCGTGGTCGAGTTCTCCGGCGGTCGCCCGGTCTTCGTCAAGACGCGGGTGAGGGAAGGCTTCAAGCTCACGCCCGCGGCGCTTGCCGCCGCGCTGACCCCGAAATCCAAGCTTCTCATGCTCAATTCGCCCTCCAACCCGGCCGGTGCCGTCTATACCCGCGCCGAGCTTGCCGGTCTCATCGACGTGGCATTGGCCCATCCACAGTTGTGGATCATGTCCGACGAGATCTACGAGCGCATCGATTTTACCGGCCGCCATGCGAGCGTCGCGACGCTTCCAGGCGCCTGGGCGCGCACCGTCACCATCAACGGCGTCTCGAAGGCCTTTGCCATGACCGGCTGGCGCATCGGCTATACGGCGGCACCGATGCCGGTCTCGGTGGTGCTCCGCAAGATCCAGGCGACGCTGACCGGCGGCGCCAATCCCTTCGCCCAGGCTGCGGCAGCCTTTGCGTTGCGCGGGGCCGGCGCTGCGACCGAGCGCATGCGCGCCGCCTACCAGGCGCGGCGCGACCTGGTGCTCGATCTCCTGCACAAGGTCCCGGATGTCAGGGTCAGCCGTCCGGACGGGGCTTTTTACGCCTTTCCCGACGTCAGCGCCTATTTCGGCCGCACCGTCGACGGGCGGACGATCACCGATTCGACCGAAATGGCCGACTATTTCCTGGACGCGGCGCGGGTCTCGACCGTACCCGGGGCCGGCTTCGGCGACGACCGCTGCATCCGCATCTCGACGGCGGCAAGCGAAGCGGAACTGCGCGAGGGGCTCTCGCGCGTGGCCGGCGCGCTCGCCGCCCTGCGCTGA